ATCGACATGTATTGCTACCGCCGCCAAGGCCACAACGAGGCGGACCAAGCGGCTTTCACCCAGCCGATCATCGCGAAGAAAATCGCCGAGCGCGAAACCTTCGGGGTCATTTACAAGAAGAAGCTCGTCGCCGAGGGAGTGCTTTCCCAGGCGGATGCGGACGCGCTGGAGCAGGCCATATGGGACCGCCTGGAGGCGGGCTACCAGAAGATGGTGCAGCTCACGGAGGCGGGGGACCGCACGGTTTACAGTGGCTCCACCGCCATCGAGCAGGGACCGTATTCCCATGCCTCCGTCGGCACGGGCATCGACAAGGAAAAATTCCACCACATCGGCAAGGTGCTGACCACCGTGCCGGAGGGCTTCACCCTCCACCCGACGCTGGCGAAGCGCTTCGTCCCGCGCCGCGAGGAGGCGCTCCAGAACGGCGGGCCCATCGACTGGGCCTTTGCGGAATCCCTCGCCTGGGGTTCCCTCCTGCTGGAGGGGAATCCGGTGCGCCTGTCCGGCCAGGACTGCCGCCGCGGCACCTTCTCCCAGCGCCACGCCGTGTTCTACGACTTCGAGGACCGCGACCGCTACATCCCGCTGGAGCATCTGGGTGAGCACCAGTCGAAGTTCTGCGTCTATAACTCCTTCCTCTCCGAGTTCGCCGTGCTCGGCTTCGACTACGGCTACTCCCTGGGCTACCCCAGCATGCTCACCATGTGGGAGGCCCAGTTCGGTGACTTCTCGAACGGCGCGCAGGTCATCATCGACCAGTTCATCGTATCCGCGGAGTCGAAATGGCAGACACCGAGCGACATCGTGATGCTGCTGCCGCACGGCTACGAGGGCATGGGCCCGGAGCACTCCAGCGCCCGTCTGGAACGTTTCCTGCAACTGTGCGCCGCGGACAACATCATCGTCGGCAACTTCACCACCCCGGCGCAGTATTTCCACGCGCTGCGCCGCCAGAAGCGCCGGGAATTCCGCAAGCCGCTCATCCTGATGACGCCGAAGAGCCTGCTCACGCGGCCGGAGGCGGTTTCCTCTGAAGCGGATTTCCTCGAGGGCACCTGCTTCCAGGAAGTGCTGCCGGACCTGAAGATCTTCAACAACCCGGCGGATGTGAACCGCGTGGTGTTCTGCACCGGCAAGGTCTTCTACGACCTGATGGCCTACCGCACGGAGCACAACATCGAGAACGCCGCCATCATCCGCATCGAGCAGCTCTACCCGTTCCACAAGGAAATGGTGGAGGCGATCATCGGCCAGTATCCGAACGCCACCGAATTCATCTGGTGCCAGGAGGAACCGCAGAACATGGGCGCGTGGTCGTTCATTTTCCCGCACCTGGAAGAGGTCGTCGGCAAAAAAGTCCGCTACGCCGGCCGCGTCACCGCCGCCAGCCCCGCCGCCGGATCGAAGACGATGCACTACCGCGAACAGAAGGCGCTGCTCGGCCGTGCCTTCGAGATCTGATCCCCGTCCGAATCCATCCGTTTCCCACACGCTTCACTCATGTCCCTCGACGTCAAAGTCCCCGCCGCCGGCGAATCCATCACCTCCGCCAATGTCGCCCGCTGGCACAAGAAGAACGGCGACGCCGTCCAGAAAGGCGATGTCCTCGTCACGCTGGAAACCGACAAGGTTTCCAACGAACTGGAAGCGGACGCCGCGGGAACGCTGGCCATCCTGGTGAACGAGGGTGAGGAAGTCGCCATCGGCACCGTGATCGCCCGCATCGAGGAAGGTGCCGCCACTCCCGCCGCGAAGGATGCACCCGCACCGGCCGCCGCTCCCGCGGAAGCCGCCGCGAAGCCCGCCGCAGCCCCTTCTTCCGATGACACCAAGCCGGGCATCGGCTCCTCCAACGGCTTGGTCGTGGAGGTGAAAGTCCCCGCCGCCGGTGAGTCCATCACCTCCGCCAACGTCGCCGCTTGGCGGAAGAAGGACGGCGACATTGTCAACAAGGGCGAGATCCTCGTCACCCTGGAGACGGACAAGGTTTCCAACGAGCTGGAGGCGGAAGTCTCCGGCCGCCTGAAGGTGCTGGTCGCCGAAGGTGAGGAAGTTGCCATCGGCACCGTGATCGCCACCATCGATCCGAACGCCGCGGAAGACGCGGAGGCCGCCAAGCCCGCCGCCACTCCGGCACCGGCCAAGGAAGAGAAAAAGGAAGCTCCCGCCGCCGCTGCGGCACCAGCGCCAGCCGCAGCACCTGCTGCCGCCGCTCAGGACACCCCGCGCCTGAAGCCGGATCTGACCGTGCTTTCCTCCCCCGCCCAGCGTGAGTCCGCTCCTGCGGAATCCAGCGATGGCCGCACGACACGCAAGAAGATGTCCATGCTGCGCCGCAAGATCGCGACGCACCTCGTCAACGCCCAGCAGACCGCCGCCATCCTCACCACCTTCAACGAGGTGGATATGACCGCCGTCATGGACCTGCGGAAAGCGGTCCAGGATGACTTCGTGAAGAAGCACGGCGTGAAGCTCGGCTTCATGTCCTTCTTCATCAAGGCCGTCACCCAGGCGCTCAAGGACGTGCCCGCGCTCAACGGCCGTATCGAGGGCACTGACATCATCGAGAACCATTTCTACGACATCGGCGTCGCCATCGGTACCGACAAGGGCCTCGTCGTCCCGGTGTTGCGTGACGCGGACAAGAAAGGCTTCGCCCAGATCGAGAAGGACATCATCGGCTACGCCAACAAGGCGAAGGAAGGGAAGATCACCATCGAGGATCTCTCCGGCGGCGTCTTCACCATCTCGAACGGCGGCACCTACGGCTCCTTGCTCAGCACGCCGATCCTCAACCCGCCGCAGAGCGGCATCCTCGGCATGCACACCATCCAGCAGCGGCCCGTCGCGCTCAACGGCCAGGTCGTCATCCGCCCGATGATGTATCTCGCCATGAGCTACGACCACCGCCTGGTGGACGGCAAGGAGGCGGTCACCTTCCTCATCCGCATCAAGGACTGCTTGGAAAACCCGACGCGTCTCCTGCTGGAGATGTGAGGCTGAATGGCAGGGCTGCGGCGGCCTCGCCGTGCCGTGGTTTTCGGCGGCGGGATGGGTGACGTCCATGGTGGATGCCACGGTATCTCCGTAGCGTGATGGCTGCGCCATCACGGGTGGGTGGACGGCTGCGGCCTTCCGATCCCAATGCGCCACAGATGACATCTTTTCCATGCGGAACTCCGGAGAGTCTGTGCTTCTCCAACCGTAATGGCGCAGTCATCACGCTACCCCTTTGGGGGCGCTGTCATGACGGAGTGGTGGGCGTGTTCCTCCTGAATCATCTGCATCACCCACGCGATCGCGTAATGGGATCCTGGCCGGATTTGTGTCACCTTCCGTGCGTTCGAACGAAGTCCCCCCGCTTCCAAGAGCAAACTTCCCCCCGAAGCAACACGAACCCACCTGTGGCCGGTCCTCCCCCTGAAACCGCCCGCTGGTGGGTTTGCCATTTCAAGGGGGGATTGAAGGCGGAATCCGCCAATGCCGGTCGGGCCGCGACCGCCGTCGGCTGTGGGCTGGATGGTGGATGACGTCCGATGGTTGGACAAAGGCCCGCAGGATCGAACCCATCCATCCTCCGTCTAACACCTCTCCGGAAATCTCTCCTTCCAGACCTCCAGCATCTGGCGGATTTCCTCCGCCTTGCGGGTGGGGCTGAGTTCCCAGATCAGCGGGCAGCCGGTGGGGAAGAACTTCAGCAACGACTGGTAGTCCAGCGTGCCGCCGGCGAAGGGCGTGCGGTGGTCGCGGGCAGGCCACTCCACGTCATGGACGTGGCCGCCGATGGTGTGGGGCACCATTTTTTCCAGCCACTCATGGTGGTCCAGCAGGCCGAGGTTGTGCTTGAGCTGCACGTGGCCGAAGTCGTGCCAGTAGCCGACCCATTCGTTGTCCTTGAAATGTTCCTGGAGCTTCACCATCTCGCGCTCGTTCGGCATGTCTTCGAAGCGTGAGCGGGACTCGACGGCCAGCTTCACGCCGTATTCCTTCGCCTTTTCCGCGATCTGTTCCAGTGACTCGATGGCGCGGTTGAAATACAGCGGGGCGATTTTCTCGCGCTTCTTCACGAAGGCGATCTTGTCCTTCACGTAGGCCGGGGTGTTCTGCTCCCCGGCGGCGACCATGGCGGTGAGCGGCTTGGTCCATTTTTTCGGCAGCATGGGGACGGAACCCATGTGGAGGACCAGGTAGTGTGCCCTGAACTCCGCGGCGATCTCCAGCGTGCGGAAGGTCATGTCCATGGCCCGCTGGCGCTCGAACGGACGGTGGGAGGTGTATTCGTAGGCGTCCGGGGCGTCGATCATGACCTCCACGGGGGAGGGGAAGTAGTTGTGGACGCCGGAGCAGGTGAACAGGCCCTGTGCGTAGGCTTTCCGGATGCCGGGCAGCTTGGCGACGGTCATGCCATGGGAAAGCTCGATGTTGGTGAAGCCGAGATTGACGATCTCCCCGATCATGGTCTCGCCGTCGGAGTGGCGGCTGTTGTTCCAGCAGGAGGAGAAGGAAAGCATGGGAGGAACCTACTCGCCATCCGGCTTCGGTGCCAACTCCGGATGCTTCGCCAGCGTGAGGGCGAGCACCTTTTTCAGCACTTCCTTCGTCTCCACGAGGAGGTTGCTGCCTTCGATGACCTCCGCGTCATTCGCCGCAGGCGCGTGTTTCAGCAGCGCGCGGTACCACTCGATGGCGGGTTCCTTCCTCCCTGCCTGGAAGTTGCCGAGGATGAGATAGACGCAGGCGTCCGTGTTATATTGTTTGTCGGTGGAGGCTTCCTTCAGGTCGTCGGCGATCTTCTGGTAGGCGGCGAGCGATTCCTCGTGGCGCTCCAGGTGGGAGAGGATGGCCGCCTTGTCATGGATGGAAATGTCCGGCCAGTCGATGGAGGCGGCGAAAAGCTCCTTCGCGCGGGGGCGTTCACCCGTCCGCCACAGGTTGTAGCCCAGGCGGATCTGGTTGAGAGGGTCG
The window above is part of the Akkermansiaceae bacterium genome. Proteins encoded here:
- a CDS encoding 2-oxoglutarate dehydrogenase E1 component translates to MNSSVSPRLNADLLDEKYAQWCEDPRSVEPTWSAFFEGFELGAAQAKRREEAGASAPAASAPGKASDSDLAFYGKVVSLVYNYRTLGHTQARINPLDPPEINPRLRLDQFGFTDADLDREASTQWFRHGDKMKLRNMVSALDATYCGLIGFEFMHIHNTTVRHWLRERIELHATTVSESHERKVNSLRWVLEAEAFENFIGKKFIGEKRFSMEGGEGSMVVLNAILEHCPAQGVLEIEMGMAHRGRLNVLANFVRKSLTTILYEFTPNYVPDLVAGDGDVKYHLGYESVRELADGNVRVSLAANPSHLEAVNAIVEGKARARQRVLGDDGSATDRKQVLPILIHGDAAFAGQGSVAEVLNLSQLPGYRTGGTIHLIVNNQIGFTTSPADARSSSYATDVAKMIDAPILHVNGEEPMELYWAARFALEFRQKFGRDIVIDMYCYRRQGHNEADQAAFTQPIIAKKIAERETFGVIYKKKLVAEGVLSQADADALEQAIWDRLEAGYQKMVQLTEAGDRTVYSGSTAIEQGPYSHASVGTGIDKEKFHHIGKVLTTVPEGFTLHPTLAKRFVPRREEALQNGGPIDWAFAESLAWGSLLLEGNPVRLSGQDCRRGTFSQRHAVFYDFEDRDRYIPLEHLGEHQSKFCVYNSFLSEFAVLGFDYGYSLGYPSMLTMWEAQFGDFSNGAQVIIDQFIVSAESKWQTPSDIVMLLPHGYEGMGPEHSSARLERFLQLCAADNIIVGNFTTPAQYFHALRRQKRREFRKPLILMTPKSLLTRPEAVSSEADFLEGTCFQEVLPDLKIFNNPADVNRVVFCTGKVFYDLMAYRTEHNIENAAIIRIEQLYPFHKEMVEAIIGQYPNATEFIWCQEEPQNMGAWSFIFPHLEEVVGKKVRYAGRVTAASPAAGSKTMHYREQKALLGRAFEI
- the sucB gene encoding dihydrolipoyllysine-residue succinyltransferase gives rise to the protein MSLDVKVPAAGESITSANVARWHKKNGDAVQKGDVLVTLETDKVSNELEADAAGTLAILVNEGEEVAIGTVIARIEEGAATPAAKDAPAPAAAPAEAAAKPAAAPSSDDTKPGIGSSNGLVVEVKVPAAGESITSANVAAWRKKDGDIVNKGEILVTLETDKVSNELEAEVSGRLKVLVAEGEEVAIGTVIATIDPNAAEDAEAAKPAATPAPAKEEKKEAPAAAAAPAPAAAPAAAAQDTPRLKPDLTVLSSPAQRESAPAESSDGRTTRKKMSMLRRKIATHLVNAQQTAAILTTFNEVDMTAVMDLRKAVQDDFVKKHGVKLGFMSFFIKAVTQALKDVPALNGRIEGTDIIENHFYDIGVAIGTDKGLVVPVLRDADKKGFAQIEKDIIGYANKAKEGKITIEDLSGGVFTISNGGTYGSLLSTPILNPPQSGILGMHTIQQRPVALNGQVVIRPMMYLAMSYDHRLVDGKEAVTFLIRIKDCLENPTRLLLEM
- a CDS encoding sugar phosphate isomerase/epimerase produces the protein MLSFSSCWNNSRHSDGETMIGEIVNLGFTNIELSHGMTVAKLPGIRKAYAQGLFTCSGVHNYFPSPVEVMIDAPDAYEYTSHRPFERQRAMDMTFRTLEIAAEFRAHYLVLHMGSVPMLPKKWTKPLTAMVAAGEQNTPAYVKDKIAFVKKREKIAPLYFNRAIESLEQIAEKAKEYGVKLAVESRSRFEDMPNEREMVKLQEHFKDNEWVGYWHDFGHVQLKHNLGLLDHHEWLEKMVPHTIGGHVHDVEWPARDHRTPFAGGTLDYQSLLKFFPTGCPLIWELSPTRKAEEIRQMLEVWKERFPERC